One Aegilops tauschii subsp. strangulata cultivar AL8/78 chromosome 7, Aet v6.0, whole genome shotgun sequence genomic window carries:
- the LOC109759206 gene encoding uncharacterized protein: MRPGAEFVAMSHRAGAPTVAPAQGLINGTVAPHSPWQSPVPYLFGGLAAMLGLIAFALLILACSYWKLSGYLDGDRDGQATGDADGEKASASGAARPAMDFLEHVVVIMAGDERPTFLAKPAVSRAAEVELATAAAAASALAGGEGQEKKVDETGTEASSHLGADSASPSRDHHDATSRSHVHDQDAAGQSLDHHHDDQDAASQSSSTTALQESLQ; this comes from the coding sequence ATGAGGCCCGGAGCCGAGTTCGTCGCCATGAGCCACCGTGCGGGGGCGCCGACGGTGGCGCCAGCGCAGGGGCTGATCAACGGGACGGTGGCGCCACACTCGCCGTGGCAGTCGCCGGTGCCGTACCTCTTCGGCGGGCTGGCGGCCATGCTGGGGCTCATCGCCTTCGCGCTGCTCATCCTCGCCTGCTCCTACTGGAAGCTCTCCGGGTACCTCGACGGCGACCGGGACGGCCAGGCGACGGGGGACGCCGATGGGGAGAAGGCCTCGGCGTCCGGCGCGGCCAGGCCGGCCATGGATTTCCTGGAGCACGTGGTGGTCATCATGGCAGGCGACGAGCGGCCCACGTTCCTCGCGAAGCCGGCCGTCAGCCGGGCTGCCGAGGTGGAGCTCGCAACCGCGGCCGCGGCAGCGAGCGCGCTCGCCGGCGGTGAGGGGCAGGAGAAGAAGGTGGACGAGACGGGCACCGAGGCGAGCTCGCATCTCGGCGCTGACTCGGCGAGCCCCAGCCGTGATCACCACGACGCGACGAGCCGGAGCCACGTCCATGACCAAGACGCGGCGGGCCAGAGCCTCGACCACCACCACGATGACCAAGACGCGgcgagccagagcagcagcacgacggcccTGCAAGAAAGCTTGCAATAA